One Sphingobium sp. Z007 genomic region harbors:
- a CDS encoding copper resistance protein B has translation MKRLLAAALLAGIATQAIAQDHSQMDHGAHQMPQAKAAPEPAEPADPHAGHAAPAPAEPADPHAGHTMPASDDGVPKGVAPPVPTDHAADALYDPATMARARAAMLKESGGMTFSQLMIDRLEYRAQKGADGYAWEGEGWIGGDIDRLAIKSEGEGEVGGPLESAELQALYSRAIDPWWNLVAGVRQDFRPQPQRTYATIGIEGLAPYWFEVEAQAFLSDKGDAHVRVEGSYDQRITQRLILQPAAEVNIAAQDVAELGIGSGLSTIELGLRLRYELAREFAPYIGVHWERSLGDTARYARAAGKGVSATSLVMGIRFWF, from the coding sequence ATGAAGCGCCTGCTCGCCGCCGCCCTGCTCGCTGGCATCGCAACGCAAGCAATCGCGCAAGACCATAGCCAGATGGACCATGGCGCCCATCAAATGCCGCAGGCGAAAGCAGCACCAGAGCCAGCCGAACCCGCCGATCCACACGCCGGCCATGCCGCTCCCGCGCCAGCGGAACCGGCCGATCCACACGCCGGCCACACCATGCCCGCATCGGACGATGGCGTGCCCAAAGGCGTCGCTCCCCCGGTCCCGACCGATCACGCCGCCGATGCCTTGTACGATCCTGCCACCATGGCCCGCGCCCGCGCCGCGATGCTCAAGGAAAGCGGCGGGATGACCTTCTCCCAACTCATGATCGACCGCCTGGAATATCGCGCGCAAAAGGGGGCGGACGGCTACGCCTGGGAAGGCGAAGGCTGGATCGGCGGCGACATCGATCGCCTCGCCATCAAGTCGGAAGGGGAGGGCGAAGTCGGCGGCCCGCTCGAAAGCGCCGAACTCCAGGCGCTCTACAGTCGCGCGATCGACCCTTGGTGGAATCTCGTCGCGGGCGTCCGCCAGGATTTCCGCCCGCAACCCCAGCGCACCTATGCCACGATCGGCATCGAAGGCCTCGCCCCCTATTGGTTCGAAGTTGAGGCGCAGGCCTTCCTCTCCGACAAGGGCGACGCCCATGTCCGGGTCGAGGGCAGCTACGACCAGCGCATCACCCAGCGCCTTATCCTGCAACCCGCCGCCGAAGTGAATATCGCCGCGCAGGACGTGGCCGAACTCGGCATCGGATCCGGCCTGTCCACCATCGAACTCGGCCTGCGCCTGCGCTACGAATTGGCCCGCGAATTTGCACCCTATATCGGCGTCCATTGGGAACGCAGCCTTGGCGATACCGCCCGTTACGCCCGCGCCGCGGGGAAGGGGGTGTCGGCCACCAGCCTGGTGAT